The Cohnella abietis genome has a segment encoding these proteins:
- the lysS gene encoding lysine--tRNA ligase, which produces MEHTEQPETVELGELLQIRRNKLDELRALGIDPFGTKFDRTHHAGDLMAKYSENSKEELDEIGLEVSLAGRIMTKRGMGKASFANLQDLSGRIQIYVRQDSVPSHKFQAFTLLDIGDMIGVKGVVFKTNTGETSIKVHDLEILTKSLLPLPDKFHGLKDVEKRYRQRYVDLIVNPDVQKTFISRSRIIQSMRRYLDDRGYLEVETPTLHSIAGGAAARPFVTHHNALDMQLYMRIAIELHLKRLIVGGLEKVYEIGRVYRNEGISTRHNPEFTMIELYEAYADYEDIMRLTEELIAHIAKEVHGTTKITYQGQEVDLTPAWRRVSMTELIRETVGVDFTVQMTDEEAHAIAKEHKVPVEKHMSFGHIVNAFFETFCEHTLIQPTFVTGHPVAISPLAKKKESDPRFTDRFELFIVAREHANAFTELNDPIDQRERFEAQMSEKEAGNDEAHEMDDDFIRALEYGMPPTGGLGIGVDRLVMLLTDAPSIRDVLLFPHMRDKAGE; this is translated from the coding sequence ATGGAACATACAGAACAGCCCGAAACGGTTGAATTAGGTGAATTGCTACAAATTAGACGCAATAAGTTGGACGAGCTTCGCGCTTTGGGGATTGATCCGTTCGGAACGAAGTTTGATCGGACGCATCATGCGGGCGATCTTATGGCGAAGTACTCGGAAAATTCGAAGGAAGAGCTCGATGAAATCGGGCTTGAAGTTAGCCTAGCTGGCCGGATTATGACTAAGCGTGGAATGGGTAAAGCCTCTTTCGCGAATTTGCAGGATCTAAGTGGCAGAATTCAGATTTATGTTCGTCAGGATTCTGTTCCTAGCCACAAGTTCCAAGCATTCACCTTACTTGATATTGGCGATATGATCGGAGTTAAGGGTGTTGTGTTCAAAACGAATACGGGCGAAACATCGATTAAGGTTCATGATCTTGAGATTTTGACTAAATCATTGCTCCCATTGCCGGACAAGTTCCATGGTCTGAAGGATGTAGAAAAGCGTTACCGTCAACGTTATGTTGATTTGATTGTTAATCCAGATGTGCAGAAAACATTCATTTCCCGTTCGCGTATTATTCAATCGATGCGACGCTATTTGGATGATCGCGGGTATTTGGAAGTAGAGACGCCTACCTTGCATTCTATTGCCGGTGGTGCTGCTGCCCGTCCTTTCGTTACCCATCACAACGCACTCGATATGCAGCTCTATATGAGAATTGCAATTGAGCTCCATCTGAAAAGATTGATCGTAGGCGGCCTGGAAAAAGTGTACGAGATTGGCCGCGTATACCGTAATGAAGGAATTTCAACACGCCATAATCCAGAATTTACGATGATTGAGCTATACGAGGCTTATGCTGACTATGAGGACATCATGCGTTTGACTGAAGAGCTTATTGCTCATATTGCCAAAGAGGTTCACGGGACAACTAAGATTACTTACCAAGGACAAGAAGTAGATCTTACGCCAGCTTGGCGCCGGGTATCGATGACTGAGCTTATCCGTGAAACAGTTGGTGTGGACTTTACGGTCCAAATGACGGATGAAGAAGCACATGCGATAGCTAAGGAACACAAGGTTCCTGTTGAGAAGCACATGTCGTTCGGGCATATTGTGAATGCGTTCTTCGAAACCTTCTGCGAGCATACTTTGATTCAGCCTACTTTTGTAACGGGACATCCTGTTGCGATTTCACCTTTGGCTAAGAAAAAAGAATCAGATCCACGGTTCACCGACCGTTTCGAGCTGTTCATTGTGGCTAGAGAGCACGCTAATGCATTTACGGAGCTTAATGATCCGATAGATCAGCGCGAGCGTTTTGAAGCACAGATGTCGGAAAAGGAAGCGGGCAATGACGAAGCTCATGAGATGGATGACGATTTCATCCGTGCGCTGGAATATGGAATGCCCCCAACGGGTGGATTAGGTATAGGGGTTGACCGATTGGTTATGCTGCTTACCGATGCACCTTCTATCCGAGACGTTCTGCTTTTCCCGCATATGAGAGACAAAGCTGGCGAATAA